One window from the genome of Hyphomonas neptunium ATCC 15444 encodes:
- a CDS encoding TetR/AcrR family transcriptional regulator has product MKTRDRILQVSLLLFNEEGEAQLSSVDVANALEISPGNLYYHFKGKDAIIRALYERFEEEMRVILRGSSGGVASIEDNWVYIYILLEEIYDFRFFYRDLAGLIARYPDLAGRFRALIAEKRQTILRILDDLARLDVIDIDPRLMPPLTDQIITTLTFWLAGDSLTRESHDGPALIHKTVFQVMCLIVPYMGKDGHGALSGMIRHFKETQS; this is encoded by the coding sequence ATGAAAACGCGCGACCGTATCCTTCAGGTGAGCCTGCTTCTCTTCAATGAAGAGGGCGAGGCGCAGCTTTCGTCTGTGGATGTGGCCAACGCGCTCGAGATCAGTCCGGGTAACCTCTATTATCACTTCAAGGGCAAGGACGCGATTATCCGCGCCCTTTACGAGCGGTTTGAAGAGGAGATGCGCGTCATCCTGCGCGGCTCCAGCGGGGGCGTTGCCTCGATTGAGGACAACTGGGTCTACATCTACATCCTGCTGGAAGAGATATACGACTTCCGCTTCTTCTACCGCGACCTTGCCGGGCTGATTGCTCGTTACCCCGATCTGGCTGGCCGCTTTCGCGCGCTGATCGCCGAAAAACGGCAGACTATCTTACGCATCCTGGATGATCTGGCGCGGCTGGACGTGATCGATATAGATCCGCGCCTGATGCCGCCCCTGACCGATCAGATCATCACCACACTGACCTTCTGGCTGGCGGGGGACAGTCTGACCCGGGAAAGCCATGATGGCCCTGCCCTGATCCATAAAACCGTATTCCAGGTGATGTGTCTGATCGTGCCGTATATGGGCAAGGACGGACATGGCGCGCTAAGCGGCATGATCCGCCACTTCAAGGAAACGCAATCTTGA
- a CDS encoding phasin family protein has translation MATKTPKTAARAKAKAAGKAIEAQSTEMAYKIWLAGVGAYGKAYDSALAGATVVNKQSAEVFEDLVKRGAEIEQDVRARLAGNEGFTKASGRMSKAVETARDFQSKAQGQFESRMDRMRDLLGVKGMGTAREAFARRVEKLEDEVATVSAKARTKANDLHLKERIARLTAEIESVATETGADVAKTAKRVATRASKAVKAAMEPIEAEVADDLSQINGVGPAMVKKLHAAGITRFAQIAAMKKAELEALDAEIGARGRVLRDEWAKQAKKLAS, from the coding sequence ATGGCTACCAAGACCCCCAAGACCGCCGCTCGCGCCAAAGCAAAGGCTGCAGGCAAGGCAATCGAGGCCCAATCCACCGAGATGGCCTACAAGATCTGGCTCGCCGGTGTCGGCGCCTATGGCAAAGCCTATGACAGCGCGCTGGCCGGTGCCACCGTCGTCAACAAACAGTCCGCCGAAGTCTTTGAAGACCTCGTCAAGCGCGGCGCCGAAATCGAGCAGGACGTTCGCGCCCGCCTCGCCGGCAACGAAGGCTTCACCAAAGCCAGCGGCCGCATGTCCAAGGCCGTCGAAACGGCTCGCGACTTCCAGTCGAAAGCCCAGGGCCAGTTCGAATCCCGCATGGACCGCATGCGCGACCTGCTCGGCGTCAAAGGCATGGGCACCGCCCGTGAAGCCTTCGCCCGCCGCGTAGAAAAGCTGGAAGATGAAGTCGCCACCGTGTCGGCCAAGGCCCGCACCAAGGCAAACGACCTTCACCTGAAAGAACGCATCGCGCGCCTCACTGCTGAGATCGAATCCGTCGCCACCGAAACCGGCGCAGATGTCGCCAAGACCGCCAAGCGCGTCGCCACGCGCGCCAGTAAGGCCGTCAAGGCCGCGATGGAGCCCATCGAAGCGGAAGTCGCTGACGATCTCTCGCAGATCAACGGCGTTGGCCCGGCCATGGTGAAGAAACTGCACGCAGCCGGCATCACGCGCTTTGCTCAGATCGCCGCCATGAAGAAAGCCGAGCTTGAAGCGCTCGACGCTGAAATCGGCGCCCGTGGCCGCGTGCTGCGGGACGAGTGGGCCAAGCAAGCGAAGAAACTCGCGAGCTAA
- a CDS encoding dienelactone hydrolase family protein has product MSAVDYQVDGKTYEGWLVMPEGKTNVPVVVIAHAWGGLTDNEKQKAGIIAKEFGYAAFAVDVYGKGKRGTNVEENQALMNPLVGDRAELQKRLAGGLAAAKAQTGVDPSKAAAIGFCFGGLCVLDMARANQDVLGVASFHGLFRPAENIPQPKIKAKVLIEHGWLDPMATPEDFLAISKEFEGADWQAHVHGNGYHSFTTVGANNPDMGTVYNADADRRSFAYLKTFLTELFG; this is encoded by the coding sequence ATGAGCGCAGTTGATTATCAGGTGGACGGAAAGACCTATGAGGGCTGGCTGGTCATGCCCGAGGGCAAGACGAATGTTCCGGTCGTGGTGATCGCCCATGCCTGGGGCGGGCTGACCGACAATGAAAAACAGAAAGCCGGCATCATCGCGAAGGAGTTCGGCTATGCCGCCTTCGCGGTGGACGTTTACGGCAAGGGCAAGCGCGGCACGAATGTGGAAGAGAACCAGGCGCTGATGAACCCGCTGGTGGGCGACCGGGCCGAGTTGCAGAAGCGCCTTGCGGGCGGGCTGGCCGCAGCCAAGGCGCAGACAGGCGTAGACCCGTCGAAAGCCGCCGCGATCGGCTTCTGCTTTGGCGGTCTTTGCGTGCTGGACATGGCGCGGGCGAACCAGGACGTGCTGGGCGTAGCGTCTTTCCACGGACTTTTCCGCCCGGCGGAGAATATTCCGCAGCCGAAGATCAAGGCGAAGGTTCTGATCGAGCATGGCTGGCTGGACCCTATGGCGACGCCGGAAGATTTCCTGGCAATCTCCAAGGAGTTTGAAGGCGCAGACTGGCAGGCGCATGTGCACGGCAATGGCTACCACTCGTTCACGACGGTGGGCGCGAACAATCCGGACATGGGCACGGTTTACAATGCCGACGCTGACCGTCGCAGCTTTGCGTACCTCAAGACGTTCCTGACCGAACTGTTTGGTTAA
- the phoB gene encoding phosphate regulon transcriptional regulator PhoB, producing the protein MKPYVLVAEDESAVSELLLYNLKREDYDVAIAADGEEALMMIDERIPDLLLLDWMLPKVSGIEICRRVRATGVNPNLPIIMLTARGEESDRIRGLDTGADDYVTKPFSTTELMARVRAVLRRIRPGLKEDRITVGDIEIDRVAHRVSRNNEDIHLGPTEFRLLDYFMQHPGRVFSREQLLDTVWGSDVYVEARTVDVHVGRLRKALRQSGGEDPIRTVRSAGYALRAD; encoded by the coding sequence ATGAAACCCTACGTGCTTGTCGCAGAAGACGAAAGCGCCGTCTCCGAGCTGCTGCTCTACAATCTCAAGCGGGAAGACTATGACGTCGCCATCGCTGCTGATGGCGAGGAAGCGCTGATGATGATCGACGAACGCATACCAGACCTGCTGCTGTTGGACTGGATGCTGCCCAAGGTCAGCGGTATCGAAATCTGCCGCCGCGTCCGCGCCACCGGTGTCAATCCAAACCTCCCGATCATCATGCTCACCGCGCGCGGTGAAGAGAGCGACCGCATCCGCGGACTTGATACAGGCGCGGACGATTACGTCACCAAGCCTTTCTCGACCACCGAGCTGATGGCCCGCGTCCGCGCGGTCCTGCGCCGCATCCGTCCCGGCCTCAAGGAAGACCGCATCACGGTCGGCGACATCGAGATCGACCGCGTCGCCCACCGCGTCTCCCGCAACAATGAAGACATCCACCTCGGCCCCACGGAATTCCGCCTGCTGGACTATTTCATGCAGCATCCGGGCCGCGTCTTCTCGCGCGAACAGCTCCTCGACACAGTATGGGGCTCGGATGTCTATGTTGAAGCCCGTACGGTGGACGTGCATGTCGGCCGCCTGCGCAAGGCGCTTCGCCAGAGCGGCGGGGAAGACCCCATCCGCACCGTCCGCTCCGCCGGCTACGCCCTCCGCGCAGACTGA
- the phoU gene encoding phosphate signaling complex protein PhoU — translation MSDHIVSAYSDELDKLSSDIMRMGGIVETMIADSCRALSINDPVLAREVIARDPQVDVIEAEVEKQIVSLIARRQPMGHDLRMILSALKTSNELERIGDLSKNIAKRALRLDDFVSAEMRNAILRMSRPVARQLNEVLDAYASSNSALAKNVWSSDDDIDQHYNAVFREMVTYLIEDPRRISAGAHMLFIAKNLERIGDHCTNIAEFVYYQAVGEYLSTMERPKLDQV, via the coding sequence ATGTCGGATCATATCGTCTCTGCCTATTCGGATGAGCTGGACAAGCTCTCCTCGGACATCATGCGCATGGGCGGCATCGTGGAAACGATGATCGCGGACTCCTGCCGGGCGCTCAGCATCAATGATCCCGTCCTTGCCAGGGAAGTCATCGCCCGCGATCCGCAGGTCGATGTCATCGAAGCCGAAGTCGAAAAGCAGATCGTCAGCCTCATCGCGCGCCGCCAGCCCATGGGCCACGACCTGCGCATGATCCTCTCTGCCCTGAAAACGTCCAACGAGCTTGAGCGCATTGGCGACCTCTCCAAGAACATCGCCAAACGCGCCCTGCGCCTGGATGATTTCGTCAGCGCGGAAATGCGCAACGCCATCCTGCGCATGTCGCGGCCCGTCGCGCGCCAGCTCAACGAAGTGCTCGATGCCTACGCCTCCAGCAATTCGGCGCTCGCCAAGAACGTCTGGTCCAGCGACGACGACATCGACCAGCATTACAACGCGGTCTTCCGCGAAATGGTCACCTACCTCATCGAAGACCCCCGCCGCATCAGCGCCGGGGCACATATGCTCTTTATAGCGAAGAACCTGGAACGGATTGGCGATCACTGCACCAACATCGCCGAATTCGTCTACTACCAGGCAGTGGGAGAATACCTGTCGACCATGGAACGGCCGAAGCTGGACCAGGTCTGA
- the pstB gene encoding phosphate ABC transporter ATP-binding protein PstB yields the protein MDTDHRPQAEGAVLTPSAEAPPVAAPRIDCRDIRVFYGADQAIHNVSLSFPDRAVTALIGPSGCGKSTFLRCLNRMNDTIENCRVEGQILMDGQDINDHSIDPVLLRSRVGMVFQKPNPFPKSIYDNIAYGPRIHGLASSREDLDAIVEKSLRRAGLWEEVKDRLQAPGTSLSGGQQQRLCIARAIAVRPEVILMDEPCSALDPVATARIEELIDELRKRYCIVIVTHSMQQAARVSQRTAFFHLGNLIEMGETEQIFTNPREKRTEDYITGRFG from the coding sequence ATGGATACGGATCACAGACCGCAGGCCGAGGGGGCTGTGCTGACGCCCTCCGCCGAGGCCCCGCCAGTCGCCGCGCCGCGGATTGATTGCCGCGACATCCGCGTTTTTTACGGCGCGGATCAGGCAATTCACAATGTCTCTCTGTCATTCCCGGACCGCGCGGTCACCGCGCTGATCGGCCCGTCAGGCTGTGGCAAGTCTACCTTCCTGCGATGCCTTAACCGCATGAACGACACGATCGAGAATTGCCGTGTTGAAGGCCAGATCCTCATGGACGGGCAGGACATCAACGATCACTCGATTGATCCTGTGCTCCTGCGCTCGCGCGTCGGCATGGTGTTCCAGAAGCCAAATCCGTTCCCCAAATCCATCTACGACAACATCGCCTATGGCCCGCGCATCCACGGCCTCGCCTCCAGCCGCGAAGACCTTGACGCCATCGTCGAGAAGTCGCTCCGCCGCGCCGGTCTCTGGGAAGAGGTGAAGGATCGCCTCCAGGCCCCCGGCACCAGCCTCTCGGGCGGCCAGCAACAGCGTCTCTGCATCGCCCGCGCCATCGCCGTGCGCCCCGAAGTGATCCTGATGGATGAGCCCTGTTCGGCGCTCGACCCCGTGGCAACGGCCCGCATCGAGGAACTGATCGACGAGCTGCGCAAGCGCTACTGCATCGTCATCGTCACGCACTCCATGCAACAGGCTGCCCGCGTCAGCCAGCGCACCGCCTTCTTCCACCTAGGCAATCTCATCGAGATGGGAGAGACAGAACAGATCTTTACCAATCCGCGCGAAAAGCGGACCGAAGACTACATCACCGGCCGGTTCGGTTGA
- the pstA gene encoding phosphate ABC transporter permease PstA, whose amino-acid sequence MTDPAASPFSKPDALKRLKRRRASDVRFRLYGMGAIFLALGALVMLALSIGSQAISAATYHVARYDITLDPAVIAPPGENTPEEIARNVDGFWELVRDNLIATFPESDRDRATRLEVSEFITRLAVLPAARKVAARPQLIGNEIELAAPLNDDLDLYLKGQAFAERRVRVSGITSVAAQEDGSVLLTGQGAFTPIRTAMTTLESDGVNLEDGSVLLTAGAATGRLQGIEPGTARLELLTGTLDAFQGATATARIIALPEAQRVVSDQQIAWTLALQEMGRISRVPRWSLLTHSDSTYPELAGGLAALVGSLFTMLVTALVAIPIGILAAVYLEEFAPKNRLTDFIEVNINNLAAVPSIVFGLLGAAVYINFLGMPRSAPLVGGLVLALMTFPVVIIAARAALKAVPPSVRSGALAIGASQMQTVFHHVVPLAAPGILTGAILGMARALGETAPLLLIGMVAFVGDVPSSPTDESTVMPVLIFSWSNNAERAWEPMTSAMIVILLAVLLLMNGLVVFLRRKYERRW is encoded by the coding sequence ATGACTGATCCGGCCGCCTCGCCCTTTTCAAAGCCCGATGCCCTGAAACGCCTCAAGCGCCGCCGCGCGTCGGATGTGCGCTTCCGCCTGTATGGCATGGGCGCGATCTTCCTGGCGCTCGGCGCGCTGGTGATGCTGGCGCTGTCCATCGGCTCGCAGGCCATTTCGGCGGCAACCTACCATGTCGCGCGCTACGACATCACGCTCGACCCCGCTGTCATCGCGCCGCCCGGTGAAAACACGCCCGAAGAGATTGCCCGCAATGTCGATGGCTTCTGGGAACTGGTGCGCGACAATCTGATCGCAACCTTCCCCGAATCGGACCGCGACCGCGCCACGCGCCTGGAAGTGTCAGAATTCATTACCCGTCTGGCCGTGCTTCCCGCCGCCCGGAAAGTCGCCGCCCGGCCCCAGCTGATCGGAAACGAGATAGAGCTTGCTGCGCCGCTGAACGACGATCTCGACCTTTACCTGAAAGGTCAGGCCTTCGCCGAGCGCCGCGTACGCGTCAGCGGCATCACATCGGTCGCCGCGCAGGAAGATGGCAGCGTGCTGCTGACAGGGCAGGGCGCTTTCACGCCCATCCGCACGGCCATGACCACGCTGGAATCAGATGGCGTAAACCTTGAAGATGGCTCGGTCCTACTCACCGCCGGCGCGGCGACAGGGCGCCTGCAAGGCATCGAGCCTGGCACCGCTCGCCTGGAACTGCTCACCGGCACGCTGGACGCATTTCAGGGCGCCACCGCGACCGCTCGCATCATCGCGCTCCCCGAAGCTCAGCGCGTTGTCTCCGACCAGCAGATCGCCTGGACGCTTGCCCTTCAGGAGATGGGCCGGATTTCCCGCGTGCCCCGCTGGAGCCTGCTGACCCATTCGGACTCCACCTATCCCGAGCTTGCCGGCGGCCTCGCCGCCCTGGTCGGCTCCCTGTTCACGATGCTCGTCACAGCGCTGGTCGCCATTCCGATCGGCATTCTGGCGGCGGTCTATCTGGAAGAATTCGCGCCCAAGAACCGGCTGACCGATTTCATCGAGGTGAACATCAACAATCTCGCCGCGGTTCCCTCCATTGTGTTCGGTCTGCTCGGCGCGGCGGTCTATATCAACTTCCTCGGCATGCCCCGGTCTGCGCCATTGGTTGGCGGCCTTGTGCTGGCGCTGATGACGTTCCCCGTGGTGATCATCGCCGCGCGCGCTGCGCTCAAGGCGGTTCCGCCGTCGGTGCGCTCGGGCGCGCTGGCCATTGGTGCCTCGCAGATGCAGACCGTTTTCCATCATGTGGTGCCGCTCGCGGCGCCCGGCATCCTCACGGGCGCCATCCTCGGCATGGCCCGCGCGCTGGGTGAAACCGCGCCGCTGCTGTTGATCGGCATGGTCGCTTTCGTGGGCGATGTGCCTTCCAGCCCGACGGATGAGTCCACCGTCATGCCGGTGCTGATCTTCTCCTGGTCAAACAATGCAGAACGCGCCTGGGAGCCGATGACATCCGCGATGATCGTCATTCTTTTGGCGGTGCTTTTGCTGATGAACGGGTTGGTGGTATTCCTCAGACGTAAATACGAGCGGAGATGGTAA